The Streptococcus sanguinis genomic sequence TCATATCTCTCAGCTCATCCAAGGCCTTAGCAGTCGCTGCTTGCCCAGCCCTATCTCCATCGTAAGACAGGATAATCTTCTTGCAATACTTGCTCAGGTGCTGGACATGCTCAGGCGTCAGAGCAGTTCCCATAGAAGCCACTGCATTTTCAACCCCGGCCCGATAAGCCGCAATCACATCCATAAAGCCTTCCATCAGATAAACCTCATGGCTCTTCTTGATAACCGGCTTGGCCTTATCCAGATGATAGAGCTCGTAGCTTTTATTGAAAATAGCGGTGCTACGACTGTTTTTGTACTTGGCCTGATGGCCGTCAGTAGCCGCCTCTTGCCAAATCCGCCCGGAAAAGGCCACAACCTGCCCACTGTCATTGGTCAGGGGAAACATAATCCGGTTTTGAAAAGCATCATAGACCAGATTATTCTCTGCCAGATTGAAGAGGCCCGAGTTCATGATGGTGTTCTCATCAAACTTGCCAGCCATACTCTTATGAAGATAATTCCCCTCATTAGGAGCAAGCCCGATTTGAAAATGCTTGAGAACATCATCTGTCAGCCCGCGCTGGTAGAGATAAGCCCGCGCTTCCTCTCCCATCTTGGTCGTCATCAAGACCGCATGGTAAAACTTCGCTGCCTCGGTATGGATATCGTAGAGAGCCTGATGCGGATGGCTTTGTCTCGGTCGGTCATTGCCCGCTGTCTCCACAGCCAAGGGAATCCCTGCCCGTTCTGCTACAATCTGCACAGCATCCATAAAGGAAACGCCTCGATAATCCTCAATGAATTTGAAGACATCGCCCGACTTGCCGCAGCCAAAACAGTGATAAAACTGCTTGTCCTCTACAACGTTAAAAGAGGGCGTCTTTTCGCCATGAAAGGGACAGAGTCCCAGGAAATTCCGCCCAGCCTTGGTCAAGGCCACCGTTTCTCCTATGACATCGACGATATTGACGCTGTTTTTAATTTCAGAAATGATTTCTTTATCAATCAAGAGACAATACCTCCAATTTATCATAGAATATCATTCTATATTTTATACTAAAATGAAGCAAATGTAAAATATTTGACAAGCAAATATCTTGTAGCTGTCATATAAATAAGCTATAATATAATCTCATTAATAAATTCTTGAAAGGAAAGAAAGAATGTTAAAAGAATTAAAAAACTTTTTACTTCGTGGCAACGTAGTTGACCTAGCTGTTGCCGTTATTATCGGTGCTGCTTTCGGTGCAATTGTTACTTCATTGGTAAATGACATTATCACACCACTTATTTTGAACCCAGCCTTGAGTGCTGCTGGTGTAGATAAGATTGCTGAATTATCTTGGAAAGGTGTTGCTTATGGTAGCTTCCTTAGCGCTGTCATCAACTTCCTTGTAATCGGAACTGTTCTCTTCT encodes the following:
- the dnaG gene encoding DNA primase; the protein is MIDKEIISEIKNSVNIVDVIGETVALTKAGRNFLGLCPFHGEKTPSFNVVEDKQFYHCFGCGKSGDVFKFIEDYRGVSFMDAVQIVAERAGIPLAVETAGNDRPRQSHPHQALYDIHTEAAKFYHAVLMTTKMGEEARAYLYQRGLTDDVLKHFQIGLAPNEGNYLHKSMAGKFDENTIMNSGLFNLAENNLVYDAFQNRIMFPLTNDSGQVVAFSGRIWQEAATDGHQAKYKNSRSTAIFNKSYELYHLDKAKPVIKKSHEVYLMEGFMDVIAAYRAGVENAVASMGTALTPEHVQHLSKYCKKIILSYDGDRAGQAATAKALDELRDMTVEIVRIPDNLDPDEFLAKNSEEDLQHLLSKTRISNVEFLLHHLKPDNIENLQAQIEFVEKMAPIIAKTKSITAQNSYIYMLAELLPDFDYQQVEQTVNNSRLAERSSRSQEAPTHQSQPVVMQFSPSNRLSRLMRAENHIFHRMIHHPLILNQYRLREDFVFDSEDLQALYEILLANGEVTPQDLSQLPDHVQQAWYRVLEEDLPDEVLEDELKEVEETREREILRKHNQFISKKIREASHSGDTDTALSELERLIEQKRRME
- the mscL gene encoding large conductance mechanosensitive channel protein MscL; translated protein: MLKELKNFLLRGNVVDLAVAVIIGAAFGAIVTSLVNDIITPLILNPALSAAGVDKIAELSWKGVAYGSFLSAVINFLVIGTVLFFIVKAAEKAQSLGKKQEEVVEEEPAPTELEVLQEIKALLAEKK